ATTATAAGAGCGATAGAATATAGACAATAAAAGAGGAGGTTAGTTATGGGTAAGTCGATAAAAGGAACAAAGACTGAAAAAAATCTGTTGGAGGCATTTACAGGGGAATCGCAAGCAAGAAATAAATATACCTATTTTGCGTCAAAAGCAAAAAAAGAAGGGTATGAACAAATAGCCGCGATATTTCTTGAAACTGCTGAAAATGAAAAAGAACATGCTAAACTGCATTTTAAAGAATTAGATGGCATAGGGAGTACTTCTGAGAATTTAAAAGCTGCTGCCGCCGGAGAAAATTATGAAT
The bacterium DNA segment above includes these coding regions:
- a CDS encoding rubrerythrin family protein, which translates into the protein MGKSIKGTKTEKNLLEAFTGESQARNKYTYFASKAKKEGYEQIAAIFLETAENEKEHAKLHFKELDGIGSTSENLKAAAAGENYEWTSMYSRMAKEAKEEGFDRIAAMFEGILGVEKKHEERYKKLLKNIEDGEVFKKDGKVYWKCRNCGHIHEGTKAPEECPVCKHPT